Proteins from a single region of Theileria parva strain Muguga chromosome 1, complete sequence, whole genome shotgun sequence:
- the dohh gene encoding HEAT repeats family protein yields the protein MSLQSLIDEFTKLDEFSTPSKHLIKSILLSPEVPLSLQLRALYYCRDLPEEDCSQILISALDVHFDTFMRHEIAYVIGQSGCFSASKKLAELVENVTEDPMVRHEAIEALAALKSKDYIHLIKKYCEDENRAVRDTCNLALHTLTNAEESNTEGCTSFPISSSPYRAIDPVRTDSVDESDLNSLSKLLFDQSLPLYKRYEALYKIRGHSGDEAAKIIGEALVRDKVSEVFRHECAFVLGQMQSVAPVKSLIECLKNRDEEPMARHEAALALGSCASLCGQEQAKGSEDWEKLIVEVLEEFMQDEVKVVSDSCLVAMDYINESKHELTAH from the exons ATGAGCTTACAATCGTTGATAGATGAGTTTACTAAGTTGGACGAGTTTTCAACCCCTTCAAAGCACCTTATAAAGTCAATTTTACTTAGCCCTGAGGTTCCACTTTCCCTTCAGCTTAGAGCGCTTTACTACTGCAGGGATCTTCCTGAGGAAGATTGCTCCCAAATTCTCATTTCAGCTCTCGATGTTCATTTTGACACTTTCATGAG ACATGAGATCGCATATGTCATTGGTCAATCTGGCTGTTTTAGCGCCTCTAAAAAGCTCGCTGAGCTTGTAGAGAATGTTACTGAGGATCCCATGGTCAGGCACGAA gCAATTGAAGCCTTAGCAGCTCTAAAATCCAAAGATTATATTCATCTC ataaaGAAGTATTGTGAGGACGAGAACAGAGCGGTTAGAGATACTTGTAATTTGGCATTACATACACTTACAAATGCTGAGGAGTCAAACACTGAGGGTTGTACTTCATTTCCCATTTCTTCTTCCCCTTACAGGGCAATTGACCCTGTCAGAACAGACTCAGTTGATGAGTCTGATCTCAATTCACTGTCCAAACTTTTATTCGATCAATCATTACCATTATATAAGAg ATATGAGGCTTTGTATAAGATTAGAGGACATTCAGGCGATGAAGCTGCCAAG ATAATTGGAGAAGCTCTGGTTAGGGATAAGGTTTCGGAGGTGTTTAGGCATGAGTGTGCCTTTGTGTTGGGACAAATGCAGTCCGTGGCTCCAGTTAAGTCACTAATTGAGTGTTTAAAGAACAGAGATGAGGAGCCCATGGCAAGGCATGAGGCAGCTCTGGCTCTGGGTTCATGCGCTTCACTGTGCGGTCAAGAACAAGCTAAGGGTTCTGAAGATTGGGAAAAGTTAATTGTTGAGGTTTTGGAGGAGTTTATGCAAGATGAAGTTAAGGTCGTTTCTGATAGCTGTTTAGTTGCCATGgattatataaatgaaaGTAAACATGAATTAACTgcacactaa
- a CDS encoding Rhoptry-associated protein 1 (RAP-1) family protein has translation MSIRSVFIILLLSKSLVRESNAVLNHKRPSELGVKNDFFESADGDYIDKFVNKNSNDNTESAVGSLEKAFSKGTKTINETASSVFEAFSNGLGLLINGSEMVGEKGDALITKGISSTGRLVDRTKQVTRGVTELLEDTSPEFDSRVSSKENLDKFNHYMSDYLKKNENKVEERIGRENLMRDKYYNLYTQRCLKGDCLTLDNLKVADLGNKIKLYLPSLKQVDLALHLFKESVNNEFSFVTTLLRRTNYNSTEFFILVLARHNLKKREFLNTNDEGVNTFYYKATLLYKKFTAESRIKNQLDSKKTLTTVLGFFVKSDLVKVAQMSSFAGDIKLDPDELNQLTNNFKEYLINDSEEFKYLSDSYANLCKECLQGTYEENMFNTEMMDYLVEGKYDANGICNEQGEECLAMLDRYVERCKTGDCYTLDPVNLLENVRLRVLMPNIPQAKLALRIFKLSKAHRGGNFFTRFIKNVLRIQTQKTLRSFIIMLARHNVKMSYYNNEAEKVINRFLYQSTLFFVRFLTVSKLITFYSLGKFTLWLFSFGRYKYLKELAKDITFGNKIVLTHDLSNVMVKYSDYLVKFNESKLHKIAKYFASMCREVVMKHVNVDKISADMFDTMEEIKPEEICGKNEKLDCPPLVKLFLDRCKNGDCYTLDTKDFFTLNRMTKLTLPVLHQVDAAIHIFNNSSSNKGRFLRLAKSLSTGGDVDPFIQFYRNLVNHNAKLITYKSFDNEVLNRYLFNSAVYYKFISDKHLLDSVDSEFLREFNHTSEKVEGFMNRTLRALVGAERVRFSDIELDEVFRIYHKYFYNTQVVKNQNGLELFIQSCQKVIRLFKSMQNDDKKFNQYIKSLEE, from the coding sequence atgtCAATACGGAgtgtttttataattttgttacTGAGTAAATCTCTGGTAAGAGAGTCTAATGCAGTGCTAAACCACAAAAGGCCCAGTGAGCTGGGCGTTAAAAATGACTTTTTCGAGTCAGCCGATGGCGACTATATAGACAAGTTCGTCAATAAAAATTCCAACGATAATACTGAAAGCGCAGTTGGGAGTCTTGAAAAGGCGTTTTCGAAGGGTACAAAAACAATTAATGAAACCGCCTCATCAGTTTTTGAGGCGTTTTCCAATGGGCTTGGATTACTGATAAACGGAAGTGAGATGGTGGGAGAAAAGGGAGACGCCCTAATAACGAAAGGTATTAGTTCAACGGGTCGTTTAGTTGACAGGACGAAGCAAGTGACGAGGGGTGTGACAGAGCTATTGGAGGACACAAGTCCCGAGTTTGACTCTCGTGTGAGTTCAAAAGAAAATTTGGACAAGTTTAACCATTACATGAGCGATTATTTGAAGAAAAATGAGAATAAAGTAGAGGAAAGGATTGGGAGGGAAAATCTGATGAGggataaatattacaacTTATACACCCAAAGATGCCTTAAAGGTGATTGTCTCACCCTTGATAATCTTAAAGTTGCCGATCTGGGcaataaaataaagctTTATTTACCAAGTTTGAAGCAGGTTGACCTTGCGTTACACCTGTTTAAGGAATCTGTAAACAATGAATTCAGCTTCGTTACTACACTGTTGAGAAGGACAAACTACAACTCAACTGAGTTTTTCATACTAGTACTTGCTAgacataatttaaagaaGCGAGAATTCCTCAACACTAACGATGAAGGTGTTAATACCTTCTACTACAAAGCCACACTACTGTATAAAAAGTTCACAGCTGAGTCAAGAATAAAGAACCAACTTGACTCCAAAAAGACTCTGACTACTGTTTTGGGCTTCTTTGTCAAGTCTGACCTGGTAAAAGTGGCCCAAATGTCATCATTTGCAGGTGACATAAAACTTGACCCTGATGAACTAAATCAATTAACTAACAACTTTAAAGAGTATCTAATTAATGATTCTGAGgagtttaaatatttatcagaCTCCTATGCAAATCTTTGTAAAGAATGTTTACAAGGCACTTATGAGGAAAACATGTTCAACACTGAGATGATGGATTATCTTGTTGAGGGTAAATACGATGCTAACGGCATTTGTAATGAACAAGGTGAAGAGTGTTTGGCCATGTTGGATCGTTATGTCGAGCGTTGTAAGACTGGCGACTGTTACACTCTAGACCCAGTTAACTTGCTGGAAAATGTTAGGCTCAGAGTATTAATGCCTAATATTCCACAGGCGAAACTCGCACTTAGAATCTTCAAACTAAGTAAGGCCCACAGAGGTGGCAACTTTTTCACGAGATTCATCAAAAATGTGCTCCGAATACAGACACAAAAGACTCTACGCTCATTCATTATTATGTTAGCGAGACACAATGTGAAAATGTCTTACTATAACAATGAAGCTGAAAAGGTTATTAACCGTTTCCTATACCAGTCAACTTTGTTTTTTGTAAGGTTTTTAACTGTTTCTAAATTAATCACATTTTACTCCTTGGGTAAGTTTACCCTATGGCTATTCTCATTTGGGAGATATAAATATCTCAAGGAGCTGGCCAAGGACATAAcatttggaaataaaattGTCTTAACCCATGATTTATCAAATGTAATGGTCAAATACAGCGATTACCTCGTCAAGTTTAACGAGAGtaaattacataaaataGCTAAATACTTTGCTTCCATGTGTAGGGAGGTGGTAATGAAGCATGTGAATGTGGACAAAATAAGTGCAGACATGTTCGACACTATGGAGGAGATTAAGCCTGAGGAAATTTGCggtaaaaatgaaaagCTCGATTGTCCTCCTctagttaaattattcctCGACCGTTGTAAAAACGGCGATTGCTATACTCTTGACACCAAGGATTTCTTTACTCTAAATCGCATGACTAAATTAACACTTCCAGTACTGCACCAAGTTGACGCCGCTATTCATATTTTCAACAACAGTAGTTCCAATAAGGGCAGATTTCTCAGATTAGCCAAGTCCCTAAGCACTGGCGGAGATGTGGACCCTTTTATACAGTTTTACAGGAATTTAGTAAACCATAACGCGAAACTAATTACATATAAATCATTTGATAACGAGGTGCTTAACAGATATCTTTTCAACTCTGCAGTTTATTACAAGTTCATCAGTGATAAGCATTTGCTGGACTCTGTAGACTCTGAATTTCTCCGAGAGTTTAATCACACTTCGGAGAAAGTTGAGGGGTTTATGAACAGGACTTTGAGGGCTCTAGTTGGTGCAGAAAGGGTCAGATTCTCAGACATTGAGCTCGACGAGGTTTTCAGAATCTATCATAAATACTTTTACAATACTCAAGTTGTCAAGAACCAAAACGGGCTCGAACTCTTTATCCAATCCTGTCAGAAAGTTATCAGACTGTTCAAAAGTATGCAAAatgatgataaaaaatttaatcaaTACATTAAATCCCTTGAAGAATAA